The nucleotide window ATTGGACTCGTcataaaagtgaaaagaaaagaaacccAAATTATTAGGTATTGAATGAAACTGcttcattttaagaaaaataattattgaggTATCATATAGCCGACACTAACTAGTTTGGGATTGAGAACTAGAATTAGTAGTAGTTTTTGCTTATCCCCTAAGCAACAAAGTCACTTCAGGACTTGTGGAGCATGGCTTGAAATTTGTCTGGAGGTTGGTGGAACAATTGTATGCACTTAACTTTCACATGGGTTTGGAAACTTTTGATATTTCTACTTCGCAGCAGGTGAAACAGTAAATGAGGTTCTGATGGGAACATTTTGGAGACGGTAGAGTGGTTTATGTGATGTTGGTTACCTATTGATTatttgctttaatttttttctttcttacaGGAAGATGAACATGATATGGAAGTTGATAGTGCACCATCCGGAACTCCGGCACCAGTCAAGTATCCTTTGCCAGAGCTTGAGATCTATTGCTACTTGCTTGTTTTGATATTCTTAATCGATCAGAAGAAATACGATGAGGTGGGATGAAGTTACATGTTCTATTTCATATTGCCTTTTTTCATGTTAAGTTGTTGCTTTCATGGAATTACAAAATATTCCTGGTCTTACTTTCAGGCCAAGGCATGCTCCTCAGCAAGCATTGCTCGTCTAAAAACTGTGAACAGGAGGACTGTTGATGTATTAGCATCTAGGCTTTATTTCTACTACTCTCTGTGTTATGAACTTACTGGTGATCTTGCCGAAATTCGAGGGTGAGTCTCAGTTCTAAATTGTTCAAGCTCTCATGTAACATCTCTGCCATGTCATGTGAACAGGTTTTCCAAATGAGACATTGGGGAAGAGAAAGTACTGAGCTAACTCCCATCTCCCATATACCTACTTTATGCCTCCATTTTGACTTTTTTGATCGTCTCTGATTGAACTTATAATTTACCAACAGTAATCTCCTCGCATTGCACCGTATTGCAACATTACGCCGTGATGAGTTGGGTCAGGTTCGTTAATATTTTGGAGCTTTGGGTGCCTCTTTGTTTTCTAGATATGATGTTTTGTACTGATAGAATGATTATGGGTGCAGGAAACACTTCTTAATCTGCTATTGCGGAATTATCTTCACTACAACTTGTACGATCAAGCAGAGAAATTGAGGTCAAAGGCCCCCCATTTTGAAGCTCATTCGAATCAGCAGGCAATTTTCCACACAATTCCCGTCCTCTTAGAGTTCATCTGTTTTTAAGATCCATGATAGGCTTTCTCTTAGATATCCTTCTCATTATTGATACTTGATCCACCATGGTGTTAGGTTTATAATTTAATGATAACTGCTGTATTTTTGGGAATGCTTATTCTAGATTGATATCAGTGCAAGGATTTATGCCAACTTCTTAACTCTTGAGGTGGCTTGATTTTAGTGGTAGCTTCACTTGATTTGAGTAGTTATTGACTAGTCCACTtggtcttttcattttttattgttgtaattTGCTCAAAGAATTTGGCTAAGATGTttgttcttactatttgttccTCCTCCACCTTTTGAGGCGGCTTGATTTTAGTGGTAACTCAACCTGATTTTAACAGTTATTGTTTAGTTCACTtactcttttcaatttttattgttgtaattttttctAAGAATTTGTCTAAAAAACTTCATCAAAAGAATGTCTAAAATGTTTGTTCTTCCAAATTGATCCTCCTTTGCTAACTTCCCTTCTTTCTCGTATCCTTCAGTTCTGCCGATACCTCTTTTACCTTGGAAAGATCAGAACAATCCAGTTGGAGTACACTGATGCTAAAGAATCTCTTCTTCAAGCTGCTCGCAAAGCTCCTCAGGCTGCTCTTGGTTTCCGAGTTCAATGCAATAAGTGGGCTATTATTGTCCGGTTATTGCTTGGAGAGATTCCAGAAAGGACTGTTTTTATGCAGAAAGGAATGGAGAAAGCACTAAGGCCATACTTTGAGCTGACGAATGTACGTATGACGCTATTAAACTTCTAAAGTTTGTTTTTGTGGGTCATATTATGAGATCTTAAGTATCAAAGTTGACTTTCTTGGATTTCATCTTGGAAAAAGGGTAGCTCAAGATTTCTTTGGGTTATTACATCACATATTTGGAGTGATATCTATTTTGCCTCTCTGCATAGAAGCAAAACCCAGGTGTACGTGAATGTGACTAGATATCTCTAACAACATGTAGCATATTGCAGAGTGTTGTGGAGTATCATTGATGCATTGTTTATAGCACGAGTCAAGTCCAAATTAAAgcatattttttatatgagaTCCCATTTAATTGGCTAATATGATAAAGACGTGTGTGTGATGTGTCGTGAGATCTCTGGTGTGGAGAAGTTGACTGGTCTCTTTTTGTTTGCTTTTTCTTTGAAGAATCTTATGTTTCATGTGTCATAAGGGGGTGGGGGTGACAACAGGTGATTCATAAAGAATCCTGCTTAGGACGACATTCCTCCTCAGTGGGTCCTTTTTCATTGATCCCCTATCAAATCCTGAATTATATGGATGAATATTGTTGGTTTTCAGGCTGTTCGCATAGGAGACCTGGAGTTATTTAGGAATGTTGCTGAGAAGTTCTCCAGCACTTTCGGTTCAGATCGAACCAACAATTTGATTGTGCGACTTCGGCATAATGTCATTAGGACTGGGCTACGCAACATCAGCATCTCATATTCTCGGATCTCACTGACTGATGTTGCTAAAAAGCTGAGGCTGGATTCTCCAAACCCTGTTGCTGATGCTGAGAGTATTGTGTCCAAAGCAATTCGAGATGGTGCAATTGATGCCACGTTGGATCATGCTAACGGATGGATGGTTTCAAAGGAAACTGGAGATATTTACTCCACAAATGAGCCTCAAATTGCTTTCAACTCGAGAATTGCTTTCTGTCTTAACATGCATAATGAGGCTGTCCGTGCTCTTCGATTTCCTCCAAACTCCCACAAGGAGAAAGAAAGTGCTGAGAAGAGGAGAGAGAGACAACAGCAAGAACAAGAGCTTGCTCAACACATAGCTGAAGAGGATGATGATGACTTCTGAAAAGTTTATGATCAGCATCATTATGAGATGCTCAAGGATGATGCCTATTTAAGACTTCCCCGCGATTTGAAATTTCGATGTTAAACTTTTCCCTTGGTTTAAACAAATGTCTCAATTTGCAATTTCTCTTGGCCATTTAGATTCTGATAATAGGTTTCATGTTTAAATGTGTTGctgttttagtaaaaaaaacatTACTGCCGGATCCTGCCCCTCATTTGTTTTTCTCCAACTAGTTCATGTTTGTATCATTCACTTTTGCGAAAAAATTGCCATCCTTTAATTTCAAGCGTCTGGTATTCGTTGTATTTTTTCCATAGTTTCTTGTCCATCAATTTTTGTTGCTGAACTTTGGTTATCACACTATTTTGGAGGAGTCAAggttctgttttttttttttttcttagaatGTTTTGTCATGCTTTTCATAATATTTTGCCATAATTTCTTCCCTTTGTGTTATTTCTTTTTCGATCAGCTTTGATACACTTTTTCTTGAGCCGAAGGTCTATCGAAAATAACCTCTCTACCTATCAAGATATGGCCTTAGGAAAGGTCTGAGTATACTCCACCGTATTGAGattccacttgtgggattacgtTGATATGTCATTGATTTTCAAGTCCGTGAGGGACTAGAAGTTTCGTCTTTACTCTTGACAGAATGAATTTCTTCTTCATGTCTGTCATGGAAGACTAACTAGTTCATTCAAATAGAATAATGGATGTGTAGTATGAAAGTCGActaatcattcattcattctaTTTCAAAAAGAGCATTAGATTTTGTTGGGAGGTAGCATGTACCTAGAAAAAGGGCGAAAGTTGTATCTTGCAGAATGAGAGTCAAAACTAATCGTCAACGTAAAATTGGATATTAAATTCTTAtcttgtaaataaaatttatgtgtttttgtaaaatatgtaaaaaaaagaaagctACGAATCACCATTTTTCTAGTTAATCAACTAAAATGATATCTTAGAAAATGAaatcaaataagaaaagtaGGTATTAAActtcatagataataatagcaTTGTCTTGTTTTTGATTTATACAAAAGATAATGAAGCCATGCGTTTGTCTCATTGCTTGGCCTAAAGGAAAAGCGATTTCTTAATTCTCAATCAACGAATTTCAAACTCAGCTCTTCTCATTGTTTATGGATAAATATTCTCTTATTCTTTGCAGCCAACGCAAGCCATCAACCATTCCAGATAAGTTCAGTTACCGAAATAATTAAATGTCACTCAGAAACTAACAACAAATCAAATAAGTACAAAGTACCTcgataataaataattttacaaaattaactCTTCAATTTATAGGAGTCCATAACATTTTAACACACAATTAAAGAAGATTTATACTTTCCTTTTCAGGAGGatcataaaaattagtaaatgTAATGTGCTTTTCTTTTTACCTTTTCcatttaataattatatgtaAGTTCAGTTActactttctctctctctctatatatataagcTTAGTTTGCTTTTCAGTATCTGACAACTTCAACAATGGCCCTTTTAGTTGTTATATTATCTGTTTTCTATATTGCAATGGTTGTTGTATGGGTTTCTCAGGTTTTCTTTAAAATGGATGATCAAGAGGTTAAGGTTCAACATCAATCACCTCCTTCTGTTTATGACTGCTCAGTTGATCCTTCTGTTTTGCAAGGTATGTTCATCTATATATCTTCCTACTTATATAAAATGCTCATGTTACATCGCTTGTTTACAGGTACGtatgtattatattgttcatGCTCCAGTTAGTTGGTAGGCCTGGCGCACATGCAAGGTGTTGAGTCCCATATCGGTAGTGGGATGGGGACTTGGTCTCTTTAGTCTTAAACAATCCTCACCTGTTTTTACGGTTGAGTTAGGTCCAAGGTCCATTTTCTTATCAGACATAGAGTATAGATAGTTCTATCCTAATCTTTAGCTGAGTTAAATTTAGTAGTCAAAGTTTTGCATTTTTAACTATTTCGGAACAAGAATTAAAAATTCCCCCTTTAGcaagtatattatttttcatggccttttttgtttgtttgtggtGGTTTAGATTTGAAGGAAGTAGCATCATTGATTGAGGATGGAGCATATACAAGTGAAGTGCAGAAGATATACAGGGCAATGAGATTGACTATGAAACTCAGGAGCAAACTAAAGGCTTCAGTACTCTCTGCTTTCCTGAATTATGTTCTTACCTCTGGTTCTGAGGTCCATACGCGGCTATCTTCATACCTGCCTCAGGTAAATTACTAATCAATTGATCTTGCTTTATGATTCAACACATTATTTTGTTTGTCTTGTGCTTTGGAatctataaatcatttcatcaatgtggtatatattttaaatctgAACATTGTCAACTACATATACCTATGTAGTTGTATCAGGTATTACACATCGATATGCGATATCTGATCTGCGAATTGTTATACTTCTTGCCACAGGATAGGCATGACAGCCAAGTTCATGTGGAAACGCCTGCAACAGAATCCAAACATCTGTTGCCTGAACTCGAGATGTTTTGCTACTTGCTTGTTCTAATATTTCTGATTGATCAGAAGAAATACAACAAGGTGAGGCAAAATGGCTGTCTTTTAGTCTTAACTTTGTAAGGATATCTCTACTTAAACATCCTGGAATTATTGAGCATTCGTTTTACCTTCAGGCTAAGGCTTGTTCCTCAGAAAGCATTTTTCGTCTAAAAAGTAAGAATAGTATAACTGCTGATGTTCTTGCATCAAGACTCTACTTCTACTACTCTTTAAGTTTTGAGCTTGCTGGTGATCTTGCTGAAATCCGAGGGTAAGTtcgttcaaaaaaaatttggcaaTTACTTCTGTGTTCTATCTAATAGGAACTTTTCTTTACTAACAGTAACTTGTTTGCTCTATACCGGAGTGCCACAATACACCATAATAAGTTCAGTCAGGTTTGTGATCATGTCTTTGGTGTTTGTTCTATGGTGCAAACTGCTATAGCTTATGGCTGGTTTATGACTTATGCCACAGGAAACACTTCTTAATCTGTTACTACGAAATTACCTTCACTACCACTTGTATGATCAAGCAGAAAAATTTCGTTCAAAGGCCCACCATTTCAAAGCTCTTTCTAACCAACAGGTATGTTTCTAGACCAGATTTTCTAGGGGTGTGTAGTCTTTGTGGATTTGACTTATATACACACTAACAATGTAAGCAACTTTTACACTAACAATACATTTTAACACGTCGTAGCAGGTAATATGCCTTGTCCTCACTATGGTTTCTCTTACTGGCGTTggctttcttttctttacagTTTTGCAGATACCTCTTCTACCAGGGAAAGATAAAGACAATTCAGTTGGAGTATACAGATGCCAAAGATTGTCTTCTTCAAGCTGCTCAGAAAGGTCCAACAGTTGCTGTTGGTTTCAAAATACAATGCAATAAGTGGGCTGTTATAGTCCATTTATTGCTTGGAGAGATCCCTGAGAGGACTATTTTTACACAGAAAAGAATGGAAAAAGCATTGAGACCATACTTTGAGCTGACAAATGTGAGTATTGGATGACCAAACTGAAATGCTTAGTTATAAGCTGGAAAAATACTCCAAAAACCAGAAAATCCCTCTTAGCTTAATGTGGCACATTGATAAGCATTAAGGAGTGGGCTATTATTATCTCCTTATATGGTCTTGGATAATCCTTATATCATGAGTTCGTTTTTGGATCTAAGTTATGCCCAAGGCATATTTTTTTGTCAGAGTCAAACTCATCCCATTCTTGGTTTCTCCGGGGCTGGGCTTCCATATTATGTTGTTCACACTCTAGATATCCAGATTGGATGTGGGTCGTGGAGGGAGAGAGGATTTTGTTAGAGTCCTACATTAGCTGGCAGAATGAGTTGTCTCGTAATGTAGTTTTGGGTAGTTCTCACCTCATAAGCGAACTTTTGAGGCTGAGTAAGATGTTGGCAAGTAAAATACTCCACATATTCTGAGCTTATATTTGTCTTTGCAGGCTTTTCGTGTTGGAGATCTAGAGTTATTTAGAACAGTAGCTGAGAAATTTTCCAGCACATTCAGCCAAGACAGAACAAGTAACTTGATTAACAGAGTCAGGCATAATGTCATTAGAACAGGGATCAAGAACATCAGTGTCTCATACACTCGCATTTCACTGGCTGACATTGCCAAGAAACTAAACTTGGATTTTGAAAATACAGTTGGTGATGCTGAGAACATTGTAGCCAAAGCAATTAGAGATGGTGCAATTGATGCCACATTGGACCATGCCAATGGATGGTTGGTATCAAAGGCAACTGGAGATGTTTACTCCACAAATGAGCCTCAAATTGCTTTTGACTCAAGAATTAACTTCTGTCTTAATATGCACAATGAGGCTCTCCGTGCTCTAAGACTTCCACGAGGTTTGATAAATAAAGGTGTAGCAACGTAAACAAAGCTTTTAATAGAATCATTTGGATTAGGGATGCCCTTTGGATTATTTAAGTATAGAATTTTTACGGTATCAATGCAATTTAACTTGATATATAGGTTGTTATTCTATGTTCTAGGTTATCATGAAAATTTGTGCACTGTCAGTGCACAGAATGTATTCTctaatcattttaaatttcaagTAATTCTACTACCAATTAACaacatttctttaatttctcGAGACATTCATCAAGTCTTTTTTCCACTAGTATAATCTCATTTCTGTTGAGatgaagaaaaaatggaaaaattagaGAAGAATATGATACTGCTAGAGTGCTCCTAGTATCAAATATTCTATGATGCAGAGCAAAATATTAACTGTTTATGGTGGCTCTATGAGAAAATTTCGTTTACTTGAACAAATGCAACTGTATAGCAAGTACATAAGACTCGAACGAAACCAGTAATTACCTATTCCACACTGTGTTCAGTAAATCTTAAAATCaatgaaataaaatacacaGAAAGTACTTGTCTGTTTTGGTTACTGTCATGTGGGGTAGCAAATTTGACAAATACCCTTCAAGCTAGTTTGCAAAAATATGCTCTTCATCCTTTGTTCATCAGCTTGGGGGAGAAGTACACTGGAGTGCCTTGCAAAATGACTTCGAGAGCAGTCATTCAACTACCTGAACTTAAACCAAAAGACTTGACGATAGTGCTAACCCTTTCAGCAAAAGTTCTGGATGTTATCTTCTTGCCAGGAACATGAAATGGATTTGACACAGCATCAACATATGCAGCATGAAAGTTCCTGAAAAACTGTGAATAATTTCCACCAAAAAAAGATTAAGGAAGCTGCTATGCTAAAGGCTGATTATCACATACATGATATAGAAGTTGGAAATCAGGAATATAATATGCTTCAACAGTATTTGTTCAACATATAGCCATTGATATCATTCAAACAAAGCATTCCCAGTTTTCGCATAGAGGTACCATTTAACCGAACTGGAGGAttaaattatctcatttgcaGTTGTTCATTCATGATGAGAACAGCGCTTTTGAGTTTTCGTTGGGAGACTGGATGTCCATTCTTTTTGTGCTATAAAATACATTAATGTAGCTTTATGTACTAGGGACTAcgttactgtttttttttttagctgtCTATTTGCAGAATATACCGAAATAGGTCAAGACAAAATTTTCTGATATTCATTTTCTGTCATAAGCAtcaaagaaaccaaaaaaaataaaaaatcctccCAGTAACTCTGGTCTTTCCTACATACAATACGAATTATTACGGAACCCAAGTcagaaagaagatgaagaataatTCCACTTCTTTCAGATTTTTATCAACCTCAGATGACTAACTTCACTACTTTTAACTCGAAAATGCATTATGCCTCACTAGGAGCAGATAGGCTGGTTTGGAACAGGGAAAGATGAAGTAAATCAACCAATATAAGAGCAACAATATGAGAGAATCAGCACTTACATTTCTCACATCGGCATCTCTAACATCAAGATCTGTTGTTACCAATATAAGTTTCACTTTTGTATTAGTCAAATAACCATACCTGAAAACATATTACCAGATATATTAGACAAGGTTGAATGTCAATGATCTTATATGTTCACAAAGGCTATGTTAAGTGGACTCTGGTACTACGGTTCTTATTCAGTGTATATGCAGTTACTCATTCGTTATGGGCTATAGCCATTTGTAAGAAAGATTTTTGTGAATTTTAAAAGATCAATACGAAACAGACACATCACGCCACACCCATTTTACGCAGATATATCAAGGCAAATCAAGAGTTTACATAACATAGCTCAAAAATCATACCACCAACTCTGAACACCAAAAGAAGAGTTTCTCTATGAAGAGAGATTAAGAGTATTTACTCACACTTTGTAGTTTTCAGTTGGATATAGCAGGCCAAGAAATGTCTCATTCAGAGTGGGGCTAGATTTTTTTGGATTGTTCACTGTAACAAACAACAGATGAGTTGTCAAAAGATAACAAAGCTAACTGAGTGTTGATATCATTATGTGTTAATTAAGCAAAATTCTCAGGAAAATAATAAATGGCTAGAAAACATGCAAGTCCACAAAGTACAATCAAGCGACAAACACTCCATAACACAATCTCGTTGTCCTGGATTTCAGAGTAAATACTCTTTTTTCCTATTAAAGAGCATATTGTTCAAGAAAAAAAGGATGTCTGATAGGACAAGTAGCAGGTAGTGAAACGGTCAATCGATAGTTGTCTGACTGTCAACTTTTCTCTGGTAAACCAAGACTTCAGTCATGAAGCCATAATAGGTCAGGATCACAATTACGTTTAGAATAAACAGCTCCATCTGCAGCagctttctttttgtttccaCACAATACAACACCAGAATCAAATTTAACAAGAACTGTATGCCTTGACAAGAGACCTAAACAAAGTAAAGTCTCTGCTGCCATTAACTTGATTATAATTTGGAGACTATCTAACAATATTTTCCTGCTGCTATTCATTGTCCTAGTAGTTTGACTTCGTCTTTCTGGTTTAGTAATTGGAGTATCAGACTTGACGTTTAAAAGATGGGACCTTTTTCCCCTTTATCTTCCAGATAAGTGAAATGGATGGGGAGAAGGCCTTCAACTCATATgctaattttcaaaaaaaattcccaCTGCGATCAAGAAGGAAAGTTTCCTGATTATGTTTACTGGTTCTGCAATTTGATTGCATTCTACCAgatataatcaaataaaaaatcaaaatgaacGAAAGACAGCTTCTTTAGCTTCACAAATGCAGATAACTGTCTCATTCTACCCTTTTCTGATCCAGATCTTATTCGAAGTACTTGCTTTACAATCGAAGGAAGAATCTCCTGAATGAATAAACTAACTAGCTAGTATCTCCTGAGTCCTGACTGAATAACACTAACTAGCTATGACTGACTCTAATTATGCCCATTTTCCCTCAAAAAGCCCTAATTATAATGTTGCAGATCTTTCCAAATCTATACAAACCATAATTAGGAATCAAGTGTAAATTTTTTGGTAGTGGCTAAACTAAGTTCTTTTCTTATAGCTAAAATCAAGTACTGCAAAATTTTAGGGCGTCAGGTTTAATGATACTAAAACTTTAAGCAAGATCAGCAAAAATCAGATTATGGGTGTTTGCTTTTTGAGTTTATTGGTCAGAAATGAAAACCTCTTTCGTCGACAACATCAAGGGAGCAATGAACAATGTGATGAAGCTTTAGGGCATCATCTGCTTCAGTAAAACTCTGTATGTAAAGTGGATTGTTCTGTCCCATCACAAACAAATTCGTCAGCTATTTTCTAATTCAACTATTAAAAGAGGAAAGAGAGAAGAGATAGAGACGTTGGATTACCTGGTGACCGACGACGGCAACGCAAACGATCATCTTCTCCGACGGGAAGATCACCGGAAAGGAGAAATTTACAGTGTTCCCAGATGTGCAAATTTGGTAATCCCAAGGGCTCAcagtatttatttaatttaacgaGGACTcgtcaaaaatatttaatacttctgttacttgaaaaatcaatttatttttcttaaaaccttgatttttatttaaatactttaattattaattggttgtaacaatattttatgcattttcagtgtacaaaatattttatttctcaattccagatttttaatattCTCATTTATAagcatccaaaaaaaattataagttttttgatgttttaaattttaatcaccCATAAATatagtacacaaatatttaatagaaattgcatgtgtattttaattgttgttCTTACTAAAGATAGTTCATTCAAAGTAATAATAGTGAAAAAGATCACAAAGAGTAAATATGAATAACTCTTTTACTTAATATGTTTTTAAGAGAcatgcaaaaaaaatatatatgacaagtaaaatgaacCATAGAAATTTGCTTTTATTGAcctaatacatttttaaaattttactaaaGATGTATTTACTAAATTAACCTTTAtcgaaaatattttaaaattctaaatatgattattattactttatgtaattatttaataccaaggtaaatataataaaataataataaaactctcttaatttgttataatgaataaataaaattaaatatttatttttaatatatggatcaaataaaataacacGGATAGAATAATATATTCTTCTTTCTTACAAATTGcaattgttatttgtttgattCTTCCTCATAGTTTTCCCATTTTAGTTTTGGAGTCATCTTGCTCAAGTAAGTGGTGTCCCAATAAGTAAATAACTATGTTTTGGAGCAAACCAAAATGCCAAATTCAGTGAAAGAACAAAATTAAACTTGAAAACTTCCCTATTTTTCATGTTTACTAGATTCGTTTTTCACCTACATGTTATTCTTGGAATTATGTTCATTTTATTGTGGTATTtgttcatatttaatttaacaaactcatttaaaaataataaatataaaatagtacTCTCTCtattgattttacttttttatattttgacttGACTCATCATTTAAAaagcaataaataaaataataattttattatatctatcgtacttattttaaattatataaatattgaaaaatgaataatattcaagaataaaaataaaatatgtataattgaaaaaattatctcttgttttttaaaaaaaataaaacaagtaaaattatgcatctatttttaatatagtggaCAAGTATAAGAAGAATTGAAAaggtaattttattaattattacaaGTCATCTTATATTTggaaattaattgaaaataattaaagtattGATAACAAGGatgcataaatataaaatgatgaatatttttcaaagtaacacctatttttaatacattgaacaataaaaaaaaaaagtagacgGAGGggataattattaataaatgcAAACATTCCTCTTAAAATTGTTATTGGTTTATCTTATTGAGTAAAAATCTCAAAACATAAAATTGAAACCATTTTTTTCGCTATACTTCTACttataatattgataaataaaaaggtAATGGGTAGGAACATTCATACACTGAATCAAATTTGCAGAACAATTGAAGTAAATAGGAAAAATAAGTAAGTTATTTAATGCAGTcttatctaaaattaatatgGCCTATAACAAATACTATTATATATAACTTGTCTATATTATAAAGGGATAAGGAcctgaaaaatacttcaactttgatcaaatttgttgttgcaatactaaactttcatgaggacctattacctccctagactatttaataccgtattttaaatatatatttttgcccacgtggacataaaaaataatg belongs to Solanum stenotomum isolate F172 chromosome 1, ASM1918654v1, whole genome shotgun sequence and includes:
- the LOC125853325 gene encoding uncharacterized protein LOC125853325; this translates as MIVCVAVVGHQNNPLYIQSFTEADDALKLHHIVHCSLDVVDERVNNPKKSSPTLNETFLGLLYPTENYKVYGYLTNTKVKLILVTTDLDVRDADVRNFFRNFHAAYVDAVSNPFHVPGKKITSRTFAERVSTIVKSFGLSSGS
- the LOC125866181 gene encoding probable 26S proteasome non-ATPase regulatory subunit 3, whose protein sequence is MTQDVEMADQALPSKSLSSPDPSVLPHLKEIASLIETGAYAREVRRISRAVRLTMVLRKKLKASSLGAFLNYVLVPGSDVHSRLSSFLPKEDEHDMEVDSAPSGTPAPVKYPLPELEIYCYLLVLIFLIDQKKYDEAKACSSASIARLKTVNRRTVDVLASRLYFYYSLCYELTGDLAEIRGNLLALHRIATLRRDELGQETLLNLLLRNYLHYNLYDQAEKLRSKAPHFEAHSNQQFCRYLFYLGKIRTIQLEYTDAKESLLQAARKAPQAALGFRVQCNKWAIIVRLLLGEIPERTVFMQKGMEKALRPYFELTNAVRIGDLELFRNVAEKFSSTFGSDRTNNLIVRLRHNVIRTGLRNISISYSRISLTDVAKKLRLDSPNPVADAESIVSKAIRDGAIDATLDHANGWMVSKETGDIYSTNEPQIAFNSRIAFCLNMHNEAVRALRFPPNSHKEKESAEKRRERQQQEQELAQHIAEEDDDDF
- the LOC125878448 gene encoding probable 26S proteasome non-ATPase regulatory subunit 3, yielding MALLVVILSVFYIAMVVVWVSQVFFKMDDQEVKVQHQSPPSVYDCSVDPSVLQDLKEVASLIEDGAYTSEVQKIYRAMRLTMKLRSKLKASVLSAFLNYVLTSGSEVHTRLSSYLPQDRHDSQVHVETPATESKHLLPELEMFCYLLVLIFLIDQKKYNKAKACSSESIFRLKSKNSITADVLASRLYFYYSLSFELAGDLAEIRGNLFALYRSATIHHNKFSQETLLNLLLRNYLHYHLYDQAEKFRSKAHHFKALSNQQFCRYLFYQGKIKTIQLEYTDAKDCLLQAAQKGPTVAVGFKIQCNKWAVIVHLLLGEIPERTIFTQKRMEKALRPYFELTNAFRVGDLELFRTVAEKFSSTFSQDRTSNLINRVRHNVIRTGIKNISVSYTRISLADIAKKLNLDFENTVGDAENIVAKAIRDGAIDATLDHANGWLVSKATGDVYSTNEPQIAFDSRINFCLNMHNEALRALRLPRGLINKGVAT